In the genome of Brachypodium distachyon strain Bd21 chromosome 3, Brachypodium_distachyon_v3.0, whole genome shotgun sequence, the window CAGCGACCCGGGACCAGGCGTTGCGAGCGGGCAAACCAACATGATGTGGCAAGCAGATTCCTCACAATTATGACAAAAAGGGCACCATTTGTCATTAGAAATGttggagtaaatttcacagaaccacactttttggggctagggtttcatcGGGCCACAGTTATCGCTAATTGTCTCatagaaccacactttttgggGCACGTCGTCTCAAAGAACCCAAATCACCCAGATTAGGCCATTTGATGGAATTCCCGACAAGTAGGTCCCACCTTGTCAGGTGCCACGTCGGACGACCCGACCCGTTTTCTCCATGTCAGCTCACGGACCCGTTAACCCGAGCCGTCTACCCGAATCCTTTCCCGAATCCCCTCCCGAATCCTCTGTTCAATTCCCCATTCGCGACGGAGCCATGAACCCTAGCTCGCTCCCCCTAGCTTTCTCGCCCGATTGAAAATCGATTGCGGGCATTGACAGCGCGGAGGAGGTCCGCATCTTCCCCGCATCCGCCGGCATCCACGCGTCCGCCGCCCTCCCCTCGCCCACCGGCCTCCCCGCGTCCGCTGCTATCGACTGGATATGGGCCGTAGCGGATTCACTGAAGATGGTGGCGCCTCGATGATGTCATGGCTGAGGGATTCTGTTGATAGCAGTGCTCTGTCGAAGGATGAGGTGAGTTTTCGATTTTGAACCCTCCCATCCCTGAACTCTGGGCTTTCTAACGATTGGATCAAACTGCACTGCAGTATTTTCGCTACTTGGAAGATCCAGATTACTTGTTGTATTTAGAGCAAAGCTTGGAGGCTGAACTTTGTGAGGAGTTGAAGCCAGAATCTCATGCTGGTGATTACTACATTGATTACATTTCAAATCTGGAAGTAGAGGTTAGCgatgagaaggaaaaaaacaagaaactgGATGAAGAGAACCTGCAGCTACAGTTTGAGTTGGCATATGAGGACCAGCTAATCGAGGAATTAGAAGGCAAAGTGGCAgaagggaagaagatgatagCAGAGATGGAGGTGAAGATTGAAGATGCAAAGGAGTCAGATCTGAGGTGTTTTGCATTTGCAGTAGCTGTAGCTTCTGTTTTGATTTGTATCTGTTGGTGATGTGCCAGTAGTGTAGTATGTGTTTGAGTTTGTAATGCCTGAATCTGAAAGAACATGTGCTGGTTTAAGATTGTGTTTGAATTATGGGAAATTTGAATCTAAAATGTCGCCAGATTTGAATCTGAAATGCCTGAATCTGAAATACATGTTTCAATTTAACCAAAATACATGAGTTCACAGTTCACAGTTCACATCCCAAGCATTACACAGTTTAACACAGAATACATCAGTTTCAATTTGTCCTCCTTGAGCAGTTAAAATACTTCCACATCTTGCTGTTCTCATACCTAGCTGGCAGTGTCCCTGCTGTTTTCCTAGTAGGCCTTGTTGAAGTAGCATGTGCAGTTGGAGCTGATGTTGATGCTGCTACTTCTCTTGctgtcgctgctgctgccacctTAGCTGATGCTGCTCTTGCTGCTCTGGCTGATGAAGATGGAGCTGGTGCTGCCTTAGCTGGTGCAGATGCGGCTCTTGCTCCTCTGGCTGATGAAGATGGAGCTGGTGCAGGTGCTGCAGATGTAGAAGTTGCAGAAGCTGCTCTTGGTGGCTTGAACTGGGCCCCTCCTCTCCTACCAGTGCATTTTGAAGGTGTTGGTGCTGAAGCAGATGCAGGAGTAGGCTGTGCTGCTGGTGCAGGTGTTGCAGCTGAAGTTGGGAATCCTCTGTTACTCTGAAACAGTAAGAAGAATGAATCAGGTTATAGAACAGTAAAAGCCAATAGAACATTAACAAGCCAATAGATGTGTACCTTGTGTCTGCTTTTCCTTATTGCCAACTCTGGCTTCAATGGATTTGCACAACTAGTGTACGTGTGGCCCTGCTTTTTACAATTGGAACATGTGCTTGTTGACATCCTGCCTTTACCCCTTGGCTCTCCTTGCTCATCCTGACCTTTCCTCctattcttcttccttctcccagGATGGACAAAAAAGTGTGGTGGATCTATGTCAGGTGTATCTGTCTGAACCCAATCATGTTGGCCTGGGACAGGGTACACTATCTCATTGTGTGTTTGGATGTATAATGGCTTTTTAAAGAAGTCACTCACATAGTCTTCAGGGTGCCCTTTGGCTTTATATATTGCACACACTGCATGCTTGCAGGGTAAGCCAGTTAAATCCCATTTTCTACACCCACATGTTTTGGCTCTCAAGTTGACTGGATATGTTCTGGTTCCAGAAGCAACCTGCCACAAACCTTTGGCTGCACAAATTGCTTTAGAGTACTTGGAGTTACTCttctctatctctaacttctCTGCAAACGTAGAAGTGATATCCCATCCTGCTTTCTGAATCCCTATTCTCTTGGCTTCAAACCTGGCCATTAGTTTGGTTCTAATGCCATCTATCATGGTCACTATGGGCTTGTCCTTCACATCAATAATGAAATTATTAAAGATTTCACTAAGATTGTTCACTACTAAATCAGTCTTGCAGTTGGTGTCCATTGCATGCCTAGCCCCATGTTTAGGATTTATCTTACTTAACCACTCCCATGCTTCTTCACAGTCCTCTTTCAGTCTTGCCATTGCATCATCAAAGTATGGCTTACTATAAGAGTAAGCTGCTGCATCTACATGTGCTTTGAGGTCCCCTCCTCTAAAACCAGCAACTTTAAAATTGGCATAGATGTGCCGTAGACAGAACCTTTGAGAACAATCATGAAATACTCTATGCATGGCAGTCAACAGACCCCGATACATTTTAAAGTAGTAGGTTAACTTTGAGCTATGAGTCATTGCACTATGGTTTTAAAATAGAAAGCACATGTAGTTAAAAAACTAACCTTTTGTCTGTCAACATGAAGGTCCACTTCCCAAACTTCCCATGATCTCCACCCAAAGCATACTTCAGTTGTTGTAAAAACCAGCACCATGAGGCAGTGTCCTCCTTGCCAACCACACCAAAAGCCAGTGGAAACAGGTTGTTATTGCCATCTCTGGCACTTGCAGCCAGCACTTGGGCCCCTGTTGTGAGCTTGACAAAACAACCATCAACTCCTACATAGCAGACATGAGCATTAGTGATTTGGATTGTTAGTAAGATTGCAATGCAAGTAAAGAAAACATATTACCTATGAAGGGTCTGCATCCATTGATGAATCCCTCTTTCTGTGCATTGAGCATTATAAAGAGACCATGAAATCTTGGATTTGCTTGAGGGTTCTCAATTGTTGTCACAACTGCCCTACTGCCTGGATTAGTACTGTTCACAGTTTGAGCATAGTCTCTAATCCTCTTATACTGCTCCTTGTGATTGCCCAACACAACTTCCTGTGCTCTTGCTCTTGCTCTATAAGCCATCTGCTTGCTTATGTCAACTCCAAATTTCCTTGCTGTCTTGTCCATCATAGAGTGGATCTTGAATTCTGGATCACTTCTGACACTCTCTTCATATCTCTTAGCTAACCATGCACTGTTGATCATTGATGTATCATGAGTCTCACCACACTTGTGTGGCTCCACACACACTCTCAAACAGTGTGTATCCTCTCCCTCGATTTGTGATGAAACCATGTAAAAGGGGCAAGAGCTTGCTGACTTGCAACATACCATCACTCTGTCTTTGTCATTCCTGAGATATTCATAATCTCTGGAATGTTGTATGTGATAGTTCTTCATCCTTGAAGCACATTAGTTGCACAAACTGGGTATGTGGCTTTGGCTTGTTCTCATCATACCAAACCCTAGGCATCCGCTTCTTTGCTCtactttttctcttctttggtAACTGATGATCAATAGAttgtgcatcatcatcatcacttGGATGCTCTAATTCTTTGTTGTCATCACTGTCCACATCACTAAGAAACTGGTCCTGTAAAGCACCAGCTGCTACCTTCTGCTGATATCTTGTTACTCTTTCCTTTGCTGCCTTGGTCTTCAAAGCATATTCCTTCTTTGGCTTCTTGGCCTTGTTCATTGCAGCAATATCCTCTTGAACAGAAGCTTGCAGTGGAAACAATTCCTCAGCTTCACTGTCACCTTCATATACATCATTAGGGTCAATGCCTTCTTCAGATCTATCAGATTCCAATGAACTATCACTTGAGTAAGAGCTTTCAGTGTCAGGATCTGCTACTTTGGCTTTCCCCTTATCTGCCCTACTAGGGGGGGCTTTCTTACAAACTACCTGAAGCCCAGTTGCGGCCTGCTGATTCACACTTTGTTGTGTGCCAACCACTTCTTCCTGTGCAAAAGATACCAtcttcctctttcttttctttccagGTGTAGGCACATCACTGTAGAACTCGACTCACTTATTGGATGGTGATTCTGGAAAAGCACAACTCTTCAACACGTGCAGGTTGATACACCTAGTAGCCTTGTACAGCTCCATAACCTCTTTCACAGTATCATCTGACTCTAACAATGACCATCCAGTTAACCCTATGCCATCTTGTCTAACATAGTACAGGTCATCTTCTGCTGTAAATCCACTGGCCACCATTAACTCAACTAAATTCTTGTGCTTCAAATATGCCCTCCCAACTGTCCGCTGCACTACTCTTCCTGATAGAGGCAAATGCAATTTCACAAGCCACAACTGGTCCTCGAAACTGCATccacacaaacacaaataaGAACAAACTAAATTTGACTCTATATATGCACTCAACTTAGTACCTACATACAATCCCTAAAAAGAACAGAAATTGCGGAGGGGATGCCGAACTTGGCCTCAAACCTGGCAGACAAACTGCTCAACTAACCCAATCAAAGAGCCCGAGGGCGTATAAGAATAAGAAACCCCAACAATTACACGTCGATCACACCTGATTTCTCCACTTTGAAAATCGAGGGAAAATCTAGGGATTTGCCTGTGCGACACCTACCATTGACACCAAATAGCAACATCGATTGATAAAATTTGTTCATAGTTGTCCCCCACGGCATAGATCAACAAGAAACCCCATCAAATCGACGTCGATCGAAGCCGATTTACCCACATATAAACCCTAGGTCTACCCGAAGCCTAGACGAAACCccaatgcggcggcggcgaaatCGAATAACGAGCAAGGGGAGGAGGAAACGTACTCGAGTCCAGCGGTGGGGTCGGCCCAGTCAATTTCTGTCGTCGCCATCACtcaccgccggcggccgcccctCTCCCCCCGGTTCGCCACCCCTGTCGCCAGTCCGGGTCGAGAGTGGGAGAGTCGCGAATGGGGACTTGAACAGGGGATTCGGGAGAGGATTCGGGCAGACGGCTCGGGTTAACGGGTCCGTGAGCTGACGTGGAGAAAACGGGTCGGGTCGTCCAACGTGGCACCTGACAAGGTGGGACCTACCTGTCGGGAATTCTATCAAATGGCCTAATCTGGATGATTTGGATTATTTGAGACGACGTGTCcaaaaaagtgtggttctgtgagacAATTAGCGATAACTGTGGCCCgatgaaaccctaaccctaaaaaATGTGGTTCTGTAAAATTTACTCGAAATGTTGGAATTATGTCCTTGATCAAGAGCCAACCAAAGAAGCGGCACTTTTCAGGGGCCCAAATTTTCCAAATAACATGCTCGAACGGCTACCGGGTAAGCCCAAGAAACCGAGCGAGATAGGTGCTCTTAGCAGAGTAAACACCGAAGGCCGTCAGGTTCCACACGATGGAGTCATCACCGTCAACAAGAATAGGGGCCGAATCGATGAGCATGAAGAGATTAATGAATTGATCAATATTTCCGGCCACGATGCCATGGGAGATGTCACTGACCCATTTGAAGTCGCGCCTGGCATCACAGATGGATCTGCGCTTGCGACGGGCGACCGAGAAAAGATCCGGGGCGACGTCCATCGGCCGGCGCCCATGGAGCCAGGCGTCGGTCCAGAATTTGGTGAATTTCCATTTCTAACCATGATGGTGGAAGATGCCGCAAAGAGGCACATCTCTAGGCCGTCAAGCTGGATGGGCACCAAAGACCAAAGCTTGTCAGGCTGAGTCCAACGCAGCCATTCCCAACGGAGGCGGAGGGCGCGGCCAAACTTGGTCAGGTCGAGGACGCCGAGGCCCCCATAGCACTTGGGGCGACAGACAACCGACCATCGGACGAGGCAGCTACCACCGCCACAGCTCAATTCCCCACGCCAGAGCCAGCTACACAGGTATTTGTTGATTTGCACATGAACCCACGCAGGGAGATCAAGAACAGTCAGgtaatatgtttttttagtaTGTCCAACGCACATGTATCGTGCTAGTATATATTCCCTCCCGATTCATAATAACTGTCTCAGACTTGGTACAACTTTCtattaagttagtacaaaatttaagacacttattatggataaGAGAGAATATAATGCTTTGACCTCATAGAAATCGTCAAATTGTGAGGAAGCCATGGAGTTTGTGAGGGTTCGATAATTTTCAAAGATTCACCATGAATGTGTTTACGTCAAGGGGATTTAAAGTGAGGGCTCTTTGTGTTTGTAGCTCTCCGTGACCAAACCTCTCTAACAAAGTTGCAGGATCTTGCCAACAATCTGAGTTATAATTCCTTATCTGTCTATTTGCTAAATTTTTACTCCATCAGTTCCATAaatcttgtctcaaatttgctaaaaatggatgtatctattcctaaaaagcgtctagatacatgtaatatttcgataagaattatgaaacggagtgagtacattACTTTCTTGCAAATATATTCCTTTGAGTTTTGTTGTGTAGGGCTTTAATGCTTTCCATCGCTTAGCACAAATGGTTAGGGCTAAATTTAAAAGTCTTTTATTTAAGCCCCTCTCCCTGCTAGATACGATTCGTCTTTTGATGTGTACTTACTTCATAAGTTTCACAAAACAACTCATATTTATTTGTGCATTTGGAACAAGATATATTTCGTTTCTACTGCGTAACCATTTTTATTGGACTAAAAGTAAATGAGTGTGAGTAGTTAATTGTTGGATGCAGGggccaagagaaaaatgagatgtattgcggaacaaaagagaaaaaaaattatataaggTGTTTTGTGGAACACATAGAGTACTCCGTGTTATGTTAGGAATGTGTATCCTAGCAATAGTAGCTGTGGATTGTAACCTTATTCATGAGTTATAAATGTCATCTTTCCTCCGTAAACAGGAAGAGATGTGTAACTAAGTTAGTCAGACCTTTTTTTCATGCTTCATTTTTTCCGATGTTGAGATCAAGATTTGATATGGGTTGTTTTGAAACAACAATATACCTCTGAGCGTTCTTGCAGTATATGGACAAGTTGCAGATTGGAAGTCCACATTAAttgtatttaaaaaaaactgagttCTGTAGTATTTCTGCTTGTAGAGGGGAAAGAGATTGGGAGAATGCACCTTAGGTGCTCTCGATGTATTGCTCCTCATATATATAGAGTACAAGGTGTACAACCGCACGGTCAAAACTGAACGGGAGAACATGGCGGGAGAACATGGCGCAAGACTAGACTATGTGGGCGTTGTGGAGGCGATCGACGTGGGACGCAGGGAAGTCTCGTTCAACACCCCGCCGCAGGTTGAGCGTCCGATggtcgacggcgacgagcgGATGCACAAGCTGGATCGGAGTCCTCAAACACTGAAGTGGGCAATCCCTTCGTCATCATGTCGGCAAACTGCTGTGTCGTAGGAACATGCAGCACACGAACTTGGCGGAGGGCAACCTTCTCGCGAACGAAATGGATATCCAGCTTGATGTGCTTTGTCCGGCGATGATGCACATGATTGGCCGCCATGTAGACCGAAGAGATGTTGTCGCAGTAGGCGACCGTGGCTCTGTTGAGGAGCAGGTGAAGTTCGCCGAGGAGCTGGCAGAGCTAGCAGCATTCGGCAACGACGTTCGCCACGCCGCGGTACTCGGCTTTGGCGCTAGATTGCGACACAGTGGGCTGGCGCTTGGACGACCAGGACACCAGTGAGTCGCCGAGGTAGACGGCGTAGCCGGAAGTAGAACGGCGCGTGTCGGGGCAGCCCGCCCAGTCGGCATCCGAGTAGGCAACGATGTCCAGCGTTTCGGAGTGCTGAATGTGCAGTCCATGCCCGTTGGTGCCACTGATGTACCGGAGTATGCGCTTGACGAAGGTGAGGTGGTGCTCTCGGGGATCATGCATGAAGAGGCACGCCTGCTGCACCGCGTACGTGATGTCGGGGCGTGTCATCGTCAGGTACTGCAGGGCCCCAACAATGCTCCTGTACTCGGACGGGTCGGCGACGACGGGCATGGAAGCAACGTCCAGCTTGGGCTTGGTGTCCACCTGCGTGCTGACTGGTTTGCACGCAGTCATGCCAGCACGCTCAAGCAGGTCGTCGGCGTACTGCTGCtggccgaggaagaaacaCGCTGGAGTGCGAGCAACCTggatgccgaggaagaagTGCAGAGGCCCCATGTCCTTCATGGAGAACGCGCCGAGGAGCTTGCTGGTGATGAGCCGGAGCAGTGTCATGGAGGAAGCCGTCAGAACGATGTCGTCGACATACAGCAGGATGTAGGCAGCATCGGGGCCGCGCCGGTACACGAAGAGCGAGTGGTCGGATTTCGTGGTGACGAAGCCGATGGACCGGAGGAATGCCGCGAAGCGATCATACCAGGCGCAGGGCGCCTGCTTCAGCCCATAGAGGGACCGGTCAAGGAGGCAGACATATCCTGGCTGAGTGGCGTTGACGAAGTCGGTCGTTTGTTGACAGTAGACATGCTCGGTGAGGAAGACATGCAGGCAGGCATTGTTGACATCGAGCTGGTGCACCGGCCAGTCTCGTGACGCTGCAATGGAGAGGACAGCACGGATGGTTGCCGATTTCACCACAGGGCTGAAGGTTTCATTAAAGTCCACTCCAGCCTGCTGCGAGAAGCCGCGCACCACCCAGCGCGCCTTGTACCGAGCCAACGTGCCGTCCGGGTTGAGCTTGTGTCGAAACAACCATTTGCCAGTGACGATGTTGGCGCCGGGTGGGCGAGGCAACAGCCGCCATGTGTTGTTGGCCATCAGAGCCCTGTATTCATCCTGCATAGCAGCAAGCCAACAAGGATTGCGTAATGCCGAGCGCACAGATTTAGGAATTGGGATGATGTCTGAGTCAGTGGTGGCGAGGTTGGTCTGGGTGGTATATTTGGGGTTGGGTTTGAACGTACCGCGCTGAGATCGGGTGATCATTGTGTGGGTAGGTGCTAGGGTCCCGGTAGGGGCAGCTGGAGGGTTGTCTGTCGCGGCAGAAGGGTAGTATGGCGCGGGAGAGGTGGTGGCAGGCGCAACGGATGGAGAGGCGGGCGCAGCTGGTATGGGTGGAGGAGTGGCAAATGGGGAGGTGGGTGTGGCAGAAGGAGAGGCCGCAGGTGAGCGCGTGGCAGACGGAGagtctgccgcggcagaggctGGGTCTGTCGCGGCAGAGCGCGCGGCAGAAAcgggggctgccgcggcaggtcGCACGGCAGAAAcgggggctgccgcggcaggtcGCACGGCAGAAACGGGGGCTGCCACGGCAAGCCGCGCGGCAGCCGCGGTAGCGGGAGGCAGCAGTAAGGGGCAGCGAGGGGAGAACCTCGCCGCTATGCAAGGCTCGGGAGGGGGTGCGATGGGCGAAAGGGGAACTGGGACTCGTCGAAGAACACATGCCGGGAGATGACAACCTTGCCTGTTGCATTGTTATAGCACCGATAGCCTTTGTGGGAGGTAGAGTAGCCGATGAACGTGCACGGGGCAGAGCGGGGTGCGAGCTTGTGCGGAGTGGTGGCGGTGAGGTTTGGGTAGCACAGGCAACCAAATCTGCGCAAGGAGGAGTAGTTCGGGGTGGTGCCGTATAGGAGCTCGAAAGGCGTCGTGTGTTGGCGTGGACGGCAGGGTTGGCGGTTGACGAGGAAAGTGGTGGTGGCAAGGGCTTCTGCCTAGAATGAGTTAGGCATGGAGGCATGCAGGAGGAGGGTGCGCATGGTGTCATTGAGCGTGCGGAGCATGCGTTCGGCGCGTCCATTCTGAGGGGAAGTGTACGGGCAAGACatgcggagctgcacaccatgcTTAGCAAGGAAGGAGCGCATCGCTGCGTTGTCAAACTCACGGCCATTGTCAGATTGCAGAGCGAGTAGGGGAAGGTGGAAGTGGGTATGGACGAAA includes:
- the LOC100834814 gene encoding uncharacterized protein LOC100834814 encodes the protein MKNYHIQHSRDYEYLRNDKDRVMVCCKSASSCPFYMVSSQIEGEDTHCLRVCVEPHKCGETHDTSMINSAWLAKRYEESVRSDPEFKIHSMMDKTARKFGVDISKQMAYRARARAQEVVLGNHKEQYKRIRDYAQTVNSTNPGSRAVVTTIENPQANPRFHGLFIMLNAQKEGFINGCRPFIGVDGCFVKLTTGAQVLAASARDGNNNLFPLAFGVVGKEDTASWCWFLQQLKYALGGDHGKFGKWTFMLTDKRVFHDCSQRFCLRHIYANFKVAGFRGGDLKAHVDAAAYSYSKPYFDDAMARLKEDCEEAWEWLSKINPKHGARHAMDTNCKTDLVVNNLSEIFNNFIIDVKDKPIVTMIDGIRTKLMARFEAKRIGIQKAGWDITSTFAEKLEIEKSNSKYSKAICAAKGLWQVASGTRTYPVNLRAKTCGCRKWDLTGLPCKHAVCAIYKAKGHPEDYVSDFFKKPLYIQTHNEIVYPVPGQHDWVQTDTPDIDPPHFFVHPGRRKKNRRKGQDEQGEPRGKGRMSTSTCSNCKKQGHTYTSCANPLKPELAIRKSRHKSNRGFPTSAATPAPAAQPTPASASAPTPSKCTGRRGGAQFKPPRAASATSTSAAPAPAPSSSARGARAASAPAKAAPAPSSSARAARAASAKVAAAATAREVAASTSAPTAHATSTRPTRKTAGTLPARYENSKMWKYFNCSRRTN